The following proteins come from a genomic window of Sphaerisporangium rubeum:
- a CDS encoding ROK family transcriptional regulator produces the protein MRAGNLALVLGELDRHGPLTRAALADGTGLTKTTVSKLVGDLIDAGLAVESGAVRDGERGRPGTAVRLSGHRVAALGLEINVDYLAACLVDLTREIRVTRTHPVDNRSLPPSEAIALLRSLATTVLTEAATLGLTIAGAVVALPGPVNPATGAVHRAPNLGWHDVAVTDILDLPLPVTVDNEANLAALGELWFGHGPSLGDFLHVSGEIGIGAGLVVAGDLFRGAHGFAGELGHVVVTPDGPPCRCGGSGCLERYAGQDALLSSGQTLSDLVTRLQASDPEAVTACTQAGTALGIALTTAVNLFDPDTIVLGGIYAPLFPWISTPAARTLHDRLNQMHPKVPTLIVSAAGTNAAPLGAAGSVIQQVIADPMPHIESPLTTPTP, from the coding sequence ATGCGCGCGGGCAACCTCGCGCTCGTCCTCGGCGAACTCGACCGCCACGGCCCCCTGACCCGCGCCGCGCTCGCCGACGGCACCGGCCTGACCAAGACCACCGTGTCGAAGCTCGTCGGCGACCTCATCGACGCCGGCCTCGCGGTGGAGTCCGGCGCCGTCCGCGACGGCGAACGCGGCCGGCCCGGCACCGCCGTCCGCCTCAGCGGCCACCGCGTCGCCGCTCTCGGCCTGGAGATCAACGTCGACTACCTGGCCGCCTGCCTGGTGGACCTCACCCGCGAGATCCGCGTCACCCGCACCCACCCTGTGGACAACCGTTCCCTCCCCCCGTCCGAGGCCATAGCCCTCCTCCGCTCCCTCGCCACCACCGTCCTCACCGAGGCCGCAACCCTCGGCCTGACCATCGCCGGCGCCGTGGTGGCCCTCCCCGGCCCGGTGAACCCCGCCACCGGCGCCGTCCACCGCGCACCCAACCTCGGCTGGCACGACGTCGCCGTCACCGACATCCTCGACCTCCCCCTCCCCGTGACCGTCGACAACGAAGCCAACCTCGCCGCGCTCGGCGAACTGTGGTTCGGCCACGGCCCGTCCCTCGGAGACTTCCTCCACGTCTCCGGTGAGATCGGCATCGGCGCCGGCCTGGTCGTCGCCGGCGACCTTTTCCGCGGCGCACACGGCTTCGCCGGCGAACTCGGCCACGTCGTCGTCACCCCCGACGGCCCCCCTTGCCGCTGCGGCGGCTCCGGCTGCCTGGAACGCTACGCCGGCCAGGATGCCCTGCTGTCCAGCGGCCAGACCCTCAGCGACCTGGTGACCCGCCTCCAAGCCTCCGACCCCGAAGCCGTCACCGCCTGCACCCAAGCCGGCACCGCCTTAGGCATAGCCCTCACCACCGCCGTCAACCTCTTCGACCCCGACACCATCGTCCTCGGCGGCATCTACGCCCCCTTGTTCCCCTGGATCTCCACCCCCGCCGCCAGAACTCTCCACGACCGCCTCAACCAGATGCACCCCAAGGTCCCCACCTTGATCGTCTCCGCCGCCGGCACCAATGCCGCCCCCTTAGGCGCCGCCGGCTCAGTGATCCAACAGGTGATAGCCGACCCCATGCCCCACATCGAATCCCCCCTCACCACCCCCACCCCATGA